In Cicer arietinum cultivar CDC Frontier isolate Library 1 chromosome 1, Cicar.CDCFrontier_v2.0, whole genome shotgun sequence, one DNA window encodes the following:
- the LOC101509645 gene encoding chlorophyll a-b binding protein CP24 10A, chloroplastic produces MAAATSGAVLNGLGSSFLCGGKRSQTLLLATAIGGKVGAAAVSPRRLVVAAAAAPKKSWIPGVRGGGNFIDPEWLDGSLPGDFGFDPLGLGKDPSFLKWYREAELIHGRWAMAAVLGIFVGQAWSGVPWFEAGADPNAIAPFSFGTLLGTQLILMGWVESKRWVDFFNPDSQSIEWATPWSKTAENFANATGDQGYPGGKFFDPLSLAGTIQNGVYIPDTDKLERLKLAEIKHARIAMLAMLIFYFEAGQGKTPLGALGL; encoded by the exons ATGGCAGCTGCAACATCTGGTGCAGTGTTGAATGGTTTGGGATCTTCCTTCTTATGTGGAGGAAAGAGGAGCCAAACTCTGCTGTTAGCTACTGCCATTGGAGGCAAAGTTGGTGCTGCAGCTGTTAGTCCTAGAAGActtgttgttgctgctgctgcAGCACCAAAGAAATCATGGATCCCTGGTGTTAGAGGGGGTGGAAATTTCATCGACCCGGAATGGCTCGATGGATC GCTACCAGGTGACTTTGGTTTTGACCCACTAGGCCTTGGCAAGGACCCATCATTTCTCAAATGGTACAGAGAAGCCGAGCTCATTCATGGGAGGTGGGCAATGGCTGCCGTTCTAGGGATCTTTGTCGGGCAGGCTTGGAGTGGAGTTCCATGGTTTGAGGCCGGAGCTGACCCCAATGCAATTGCTCCTTTCTCCTTTGGTACTCTTCTAGGCACCCAGTTGATTCTCATGGGGTGGGTAGAAAGCAAGAGATGGGTTGATTTCTTCAACCCGGATTCGCAGTCAATCGAATGGGCCACTCCATGGTCAAAAACTGCCGAGAACTTTGCCAATGCCACTGGTGATCAAGGCTACCCTGGGGGAAAATTCTTTGATCCATTGTCACTTGCTGGAACCATCCAAAATGGGGTTTACATTCCAGATACAGACAAGCTAGAGAGATTGAAACTGGCTGAGATTAAGCATGCTAGGATTGCTATGTTGGCTATgttgattttctactttgaagCTGGACAAGGGAAGACGCCCCTTGGCGCTCTTGGCTTGTAA
- the LOC101510290 gene encoding cationic peroxidase 2-like, with product MDGSSLFKVVFVLSIVNLTVVHGQGTRVGFYSSTCSEAESIVKSTVTSHVNSDSSLAAGLLRMHFHDCFVQGCDASVLVSGSATERTALQNLGLRGYEVIDDAKTKLEATCPGVVSCADILALAARDSVVLSGGLSWQVPTGRRDGHVSQASDVANNLLSPTDSLDVQKQRFASKGLNTQDLVTLVGGHTIGTTLCQLFSNRLYNFTANGGADPSIDSSFLPQLQTLCPQNSGASNRVALDNGSQNKFDNSYYANLRNGRGILQSDQALWNDPSTKIFVQRYLGLRGLLGLTFNVEFGRSMVKMSNIGVKTGSDGEIRKICSAFN from the exons atggaCGGTAGTAGTTTGTTTAAGGTTGTGTTTGTTTTGAGCATTGTGAATTTGACAGTAGTGCATGGCCAAGGGACACGTGTAGGATTCTATTCAAGCACATGTTCAGAAGCTGAATCCATTGTTAAGTCGACAGTTACATCACATGTTAATTCTGATTCATCTTTGGCTGCTGGATTACTTAGGATGCACTTCCATGATTGCTTTGTTCAAGGTTGTGATGCCTCTGTTCTCGTTTCTGGCTCTGCCACTGAAAGAACAGCACTTCAAAACCTTGGTTTAAGAGGTTATGAAGTTATTGATGATGCTAAGACAAAACTCGAGGCTACGTGTCCTGGTGTTGTCTCTTGTGCTGATATTCTTGCTCTTGCAGCTCGTGATTCTGTCGTTCTG agTGGTGGACTGAGCTGGCAAGTGCCTACTGGACGCCGAGATGGACACGTGTCACAAGCTTCTGATGTAGCAAATAACTTGCTTAGTCCTACTGATTCACTTGATGTCCAAAAACAAAGGTTTGCATCTAAGGGTCTCAACACTCAAGATCTTGTCACTCTAGTTG gGGGACATACTATTGGTACTACTTTATGTCAATTATTCAGTAACAGATTATACAACTTCACTGCAAATGGTGGTGCTGATCCTTCCATTGACTCTTCATTTCTTCCACAATTACAAACATTATGTCCTCAAAACAGTGGTGCTTCAAACAGAGTTGCATTGGATAATGGAAGTCAAAACAAATTTGATAATTCTTACTATGCTAATCTAAGGAACGGGCGTGGAATTCTTCAATCTGATCAAGCACTTTGGAATGATCCTTCTACAAAGATATTTGTGCAGAGATATTTGGGTTTAAGAGGGTtacttggattaacatttaatgtTGAATTTGGAAGATCAATGGTGAAAATGAGCAATATTGGAGTGAAGACTGGTTCAGATGGTGAAATCCGCAAGATATGTTCAGCTTTTAATTAA
- the LOC101509972 gene encoding uncharacterized protein: MATSTFSNTLFSPISTNPSKTNFPLINFPLSRSLFRQPLTTTFSSSDAAANAPQQKDTTTPIELRYPAFPKVLDINSILDILPHRFPFLLVDRVIEYNPGVSAVGIKNVTINDNFFPGHFPERPIMPGVLMVEAMAQVGGVVMLQPDVGGSRQNFFFAGVDKVRFRKPVIAGDTLVMRMTLTKLQKRFGIAKMEGKAYVGGEVVCEGEFLMAMGN, translated from the exons ATGGCTACATCTACTTTCTCCAACACTTTGTTTTCTCCAATTTCAACTAATCCTTCTAAAACCAATTTTCCACTCATCAATTTCCCCCTTTCCAGATCCCTATTCAGACAACCACTTACCACCACCTTTTCTTCCTCCGACGCTGCCGCCAATGCTCCTCAACAAAAAGACACTACTACCCCCATTGAATTAA GGTATCCTGCATTCCCAAAAGTGTTAGATATCAATAGCATTCTTGACATTTTGCCTCACAG GTTTCCATTTTTACTGGTAGATAGAGTCATTGAATACAACCCTGGAGTTTCTGCAGTCGGTATCAAGAATGTCACAATCAATGACAATTTCTTTCCTGGACATTTTCCAGAAAGGCCCATCATGCCTGGTGTTCTCATGGTTGAG GCAATGGCACAAGTTGGTGGTGTGGTAATGTTGCAGCCTGATGTGGGTGGTTCTCGTCAAAACTTCTTCTTTGCCGGAGTAGACAAAGTGCGATTTCGTAAGCCCGTGATTGCAGGAGACACCTTAGTTATGAGAATGACACTTACTAAGTTGCAAAAGCGATTTGGAATAGCCAAGATGGAAGGTAAGGCATATGTTGGAGGGGAAGTTGTATGTGAGGGTGAGTTTTTGATGGCTATGGGGAACTAA